The genomic region TCGGCCTCGGGCGGATCGGATCGAAGGGTGACGGGCATGGCCGCCGGACAGATTCGGATCGGGATTGTCGGGGCCGGGCAGATCACCCAGAAGCGGCACCTGCCAGGCTTCCAGGCGATCCCGGGCGTGAAGGTGGTGGGGGTGTGCAACCGGCGTCGCGAGTCGTCGGCGCGGGTGGCTCGGGAGTGGGACATCCCGAAGATTTATGAATCGTGGGAAAGCCTGGTCGAGGACGACGCGATTGATGCCGTCGTCATCGGCACCTGGCCCTATTTGCATTGCCCGATCACCCTGGCGGCGCTCGACGCGGGCAAGCACGTCTTGACCCAGGCCCGCATGGCGATGAACGCCCGGGAAGCGCAGCGAATGCTCGACCGCTCGCGCGAGGCGAGGCACCTGGCGGCGATGATCGTGCCCAGCCCGCTCGGCCTGGCGGGGGATCGGTTCGTGAAACGCCTGATCGACGGTGGCCTTCTCGGGTCGCTCCGCGAGGTGCACGTGCACGGGCTTTCTGATCAGTGGGCCAGCCGCACGACGCCCTTGCACTGGCGACAGATCACGAGGTACTCAGGCTTTAACATGCTCAATCTCGGGATCTTGCACGAGACCGCCCTGCGCTGGACGCCCCCGCCGGTGCAAGTGCTGGCCCGAGCCGCGATCACGATTCCCGCCCGGACCGACCCGGAAACGGGCAAGAAGGCCCGCGTCGGCTCTCCCGACTCGGTCCAGGTCTTCACGACGCACGAGGACGAGTCGATCGGGGTTTATCGCCTCAGCGGCGTGGTGCGGCACAACCTGGGGACGTCGATCGAGCTG from Tautonia marina harbors:
- a CDS encoding Gfo/Idh/MocA family protein; its protein translation is MAAGQIRIGIVGAGQITQKRHLPGFQAIPGVKVVGVCNRRRESSARVAREWDIPKIYESWESLVEDDAIDAVVIGTWPYLHCPITLAALDAGKHVLTQARMAMNAREAQRMLDRSREARHLAAMIVPSPLGLAGDRFVKRLIDGGLLGSLREVHVHGLSDQWASRTTPLHWRQITRYSGFNMLNLGILHETALRWTPPPVQVLARAAITIPARTDPETGKKARVGSPDSVQVFTTHEDESIGVYRLSGVVRHNLGTSIELYGSRGTILYDLETDTIQVGRLNQPLRPVAIPEAERGAWQVEADFIAAIRGERPVTRTDFLTGARYMQFTEAVARSSRSQGPVNLPLSEFSSPDE